The following coding sequences lie in one Ostrea edulis chromosome 8, xbOstEdul1.1, whole genome shotgun sequence genomic window:
- the LOC125648773 gene encoding uncharacterized protein LOC125648773: MDTLGLSTQLKVRQCSQCQGDTEFYCNTCKCDLCLQCKEKHVIDLHTKHHDVVIYREKFNYIPRQEICVRHPDRFYEMFCQSCELSVCFRCLEHRKHQILDIRTAYQTKRQQHREIIDNIRSETLYNCRVLLAGIQTDIQTCPPQICHRQSQMSTKAQRLKDLIDTAVCDVKTRYRGLLIDRIQQQKRKMNRHLTHIQNYEDRYEQSANRAVQFLLFIKTSRVPQIKDTPNLPQHPLLSLTEGFNMEDVSQLLRGIPEIQMTTGKRQVGIDECVKLMSTPVLHTSVCVTGVRRVLHISRVMSDRVWVSDVDNLILTDTTGDTIHRVTDITPWSTGEHTVNSSGELIYIDSDNINKLSVNNQTVTTQIEYTSPWQPHCVYCSPSTGDLMVGMCNYKTDTGKVTRYNSSGQHILTIQHHNKRHTMYSRPRYITENNNGDIIVSDVSRGAVVVTERGGRHRFSYTGPPSGSSLWPRGICTDALSHILVCDFNTDTVQMIDKDGHFLSLLLTEHGINKPHSLNYDDKTHLLWVGSFITNTVSVYRYLQRRYSLTDNPDRDERITEASS; this comes from the coding sequence ATGGACACACTAGGACTCAGCACTCAGCTAAAAGTACGACAATGTTCTCAATGTCAGGGGGACACTGAGTTTTACTGTAACACATGTAAATGTGATCTGTGTTTACAGTGTAAAGAGAAACATGTCATTGATCTACATACCAAACACCATGATGTTGTGATTTACCGTGAGAAGTTTAACTACATCCCCAGACAAGAGATCTGTGTCAGACATCCAGACAGGTTCTATGAAATGTTCTGTCAGTCGTGTGAACTTTCTGTCTGTTTCCGATGTTTAGAGCACCGAAAACACCAAATACTGGACATTAGAACAGCCTATCAAACAAAGCGACAACAACACCGAGAAATCATTGACAACATCAGAAGTGAGACTCTCTATAACTGTCGTGTTCTCCTGGCAGGAATCCAAACTGATATCCAAACTTGTCCCCCACAAATCTGTCACCGTCAATCACAGATGTCAACAAAAGCCCAGAGACTGAAGGATCTGATTGACACTGCGGTATGTGATGTTAAAACAAGATACCGAGGTTTATTGATTGATAGAATACAACAACAGAAGAGAAAAATGAACAGACACCTCACCCACATACAGAACTATGAAGACAGATATGAACAATCAGCAAACAGAGCGGTACAATTCCTCTTGTTTATAAAGACCAGTCGTGTCCCCCAGATAAAGGACACCCCTAATCTTCCACAACACCCGCTGCTGTCCCTGACTGAGGGATTCAACATGGAGGATGTCAGTCAGTTATTGAGGGGAATCCCAGAAATCCAAATGACAACAGGAAAACGACAAGTAGGAATAGACGAGTGTGTGAAACTGATGTCCACACCTGTATTACACACGTCTGTCTGTGTGACAGGTGTTAGACGTGTGTTACACATATCTCGTGTGATGTCAGACCGGGTCTGGGTCTCTGATGTAGACAATCTCATCTTGACAGACACAACAGGAGACACTATACACCGTGTGACAGATATAACACCATGGTCTACAGGAGAACACACAGTGAACAGTTCTGGTGAACTGATTTATATAGACAGTGATAACATCAACAAACTGTCTGTGAACAATCAAACAGTCACCACACAGATAGAGTATACATCACCATGGCAACCACACTGTGTGTACTGCTCCCCGTCCACTGGAGATCTGATGGTGGGGATGTGTAACTATAAAACAGATACAGGCAAGGTAACCCGGTACAACAGTAGTGGTCAACACATCCTGACCATACAACACCACAACAAACGTCACACGATGTATAGTCGTCCTCGTTATATCACAGAGAACAATAACGGTGATATTATTGTGTCTGACGTGTCACGTGGTGCTGTAGTGGTGACAGAGCGCGGGGGGAGACATCGATTCTCCTACACAGGACCTCCATCAGGATCATCACTATGGCCACGTGGAATCTGTACAGACGCGCTGTCACACATCCTGGTGTGTGATTTTAACACCGACACAGTACAGATGATTGACAAGGACGGTCACTTCCTGTCTCTGTTACTGACAGAACACGGGATAAACAAACCACACAGCCtgaactatgatgataaaactCACCTTCTCTGGGTCGGATCATTCATCACCAACACAGTGTCTGTATATAGATATCTACAGAGgaggtactctctgactg